A genomic segment from Blastococcus sp. PRF04-17 encodes:
- the ahcY gene encoding adenosylhomocysteinase, which yields MTASTGTRPLTTPTGEADFKVADLSLAGFGRKEMQLAEHEMPGLMALRAEYGDAQPLAGARIAGSLHMTVQTAVLIETLTALGADVRWVSCNIFSTQDHAAAAVVVGDGTPEQPAGVPVFAWKGETLEEYWWCTQRLFEFRDENGEVVGPNMLLDDGGDATLLVHLGTRFEADGVVPDTTEADSEEYGVILDVLRGTIGQDGGAEDKGYWTRIGQGIKGVTEETTTGVMRLYELARDGRLLFPAINVNDSVTKSKFDNLYGCRHSLIDGINRATDVMIGGKVAVVCGYGDVGKGCAESLRGQGARVIVTEIDPINALQAAMHGYEVTTLDEVIGKADIIITTTGNKDIITAEQLASTKHQAIIGNIGHFDNEIDMAGLAKTPGVVKTNIKPQVDEWRFEDGHTIIVLSEGRLLNLGNATGHPSFVMSASFSNQVLAQIELWTNRSAYEGKEPTVTVLPKKLDEHVARLHLDALGVKLTTLTKVQADYIGVPVEGPYKSDHYRY from the coding sequence ATGACCGCCAGCACTGGCACCCGTCCCCTGACCACGCCCACCGGCGAAGCTGACTTCAAGGTCGCCGACCTCTCCCTCGCCGGCTTCGGCCGCAAGGAGATGCAGCTCGCCGAGCACGAGATGCCCGGCCTCATGGCGCTGCGAGCCGAGTACGGCGACGCCCAGCCTCTCGCCGGCGCGCGCATCGCCGGCTCGCTGCACATGACGGTGCAGACCGCCGTCCTCATCGAGACCCTGACCGCGTTGGGCGCCGACGTGCGCTGGGTCAGCTGCAACATCTTCTCCACGCAGGACCACGCCGCCGCCGCGGTCGTCGTCGGCGACGGCACACCCGAGCAGCCGGCCGGGGTCCCGGTCTTCGCCTGGAAGGGCGAGACGCTGGAGGAGTACTGGTGGTGCACCCAGCGCCTGTTCGAGTTCCGGGACGAGAACGGCGAGGTCGTCGGCCCGAACATGCTGCTGGACGACGGCGGTGACGCCACGCTCCTCGTGCACCTGGGCACCCGCTTCGAGGCCGACGGTGTCGTCCCCGACACGACCGAGGCCGACTCCGAGGAGTACGGCGTCATCCTCGACGTCCTGCGCGGCACCATCGGTCAGGACGGCGGGGCCGAGGACAAGGGCTACTGGACCCGCATCGGCCAGGGCATCAAGGGCGTCACCGAGGAGACCACGACCGGCGTCATGCGGCTCTACGAGCTCGCCCGTGACGGCCGCCTGCTCTTCCCGGCGATCAACGTCAACGACTCGGTCACCAAGAGCAAGTTCGACAACCTCTACGGCTGCCGCCACTCGCTGATCGACGGCATCAACCGCGCCACCGACGTCATGATCGGCGGCAAGGTCGCCGTCGTCTGCGGCTACGGCGACGTCGGCAAGGGCTGCGCCGAGTCGCTGCGCGGCCAGGGCGCCCGGGTCATCGTGACCGAGATCGACCCGATCAACGCGCTGCAGGCCGCCATGCACGGCTACGAGGTGACCACGCTGGACGAGGTGATCGGCAAGGCCGACATCATCATCACCACGACCGGCAACAAGGACATCATCACCGCCGAGCAGCTGGCCTCGACCAAGCACCAGGCGATCATCGGCAACATCGGCCACTTCGACAACGAGATCGACATGGCCGGCCTGGCGAAGACCCCGGGCGTCGTGAAGACGAACATCAAGCCGCAGGTCGACGAGTGGCGGTTCGAGGACGGCCACACGATCATCGTGCTCTCCGAGGGTCGGCTGCTGAACCTGGGCAACGCCACCGGGCACCCCAGCTTCGTCATGAGCGCCTCGTTCTCCAACCAGGTCCTGGCCCAGATCGAGCTGTGGACCAACCGCTCGGCGTACGAGGGCAAGGAGCCCACGGTCACCGTGCTCCCGAAGAAGCTCGACGAGCACGTGGCCCGGCTGCACCTCGACGCCCTCGGCGTGAAGCTCACGACGCTCACCAAGGTGCAGGCCGACTACATCGGCGTGCCCGTCGAGGGCCCCTACAAGAGCGACCACTACCGCTACTGA
- the manA gene encoding mannose-6-phosphate isomerase, class I — MWLLQNTVRHYPWGSHTVIPELLGEPAPADKPYAELWMGAHPDASSVLSTGMALNKAIEEAPEALIGPEVRDRFGDRLPFLMKVLAAEQPLSLQAHPTPEQAQAGFAAEEAAGVPRNDPTRTFKDPFHKPELLLALTTFEALCGFRPVEESLHCLAKLQVPELKPTIAALARGGLRAAIPQLLALSAERREELVKAVAAKAATFVAAHDPEFINTYRWAASLAETYPGDPGVVISLMCNHLKLAPGEAVFLPAGNLHAYLSGAGVEVMASSDNVLRGGLTGKHVDLAALIEVLDFSDGRVPVIHPVLGPGGLRYPVPVEDFDLTRVQLDGQSGTLTTRGPQVLLCTEGTAVLSSADGELTLEQGCSAFVPAGTPVTASGPAVLYRATTNLN; from the coding sequence ATGTGGCTGCTGCAGAACACCGTGCGTCATTACCCGTGGGGCTCGCACACCGTGATCCCGGAGCTCCTCGGTGAGCCCGCTCCCGCCGACAAGCCCTACGCGGAACTGTGGATGGGGGCGCACCCCGACGCGTCCAGCGTGCTCTCCACCGGGATGGCGCTGAACAAGGCCATCGAGGAGGCGCCGGAGGCGCTGATCGGTCCGGAGGTCCGCGACCGGTTCGGGGACCGGCTGCCCTTCCTGATGAAGGTGCTGGCCGCGGAGCAGCCGCTGTCGCTGCAGGCCCATCCGACGCCCGAGCAGGCGCAGGCCGGATTCGCCGCCGAGGAGGCGGCGGGGGTGCCGCGCAACGACCCGACGCGGACCTTCAAGGACCCGTTCCACAAGCCCGAGCTCCTGCTCGCACTGACCACCTTCGAGGCCCTCTGCGGGTTCCGGCCCGTGGAGGAGTCGCTGCACTGCCTGGCCAAGCTCCAGGTCCCCGAGCTGAAGCCGACGATCGCGGCCCTGGCCCGCGGCGGGCTGCGGGCCGCGATCCCGCAGCTGCTGGCCCTGTCGGCCGAGCGCCGCGAGGAGCTCGTCAAGGCGGTGGCCGCCAAGGCGGCCACGTTCGTGGCGGCGCACGACCCCGAGTTCATCAACACCTACCGGTGGGCGGCCTCGCTGGCCGAGACCTACCCCGGGGACCCGGGCGTGGTCATCTCCCTGATGTGCAACCACCTCAAGCTCGCGCCCGGCGAGGCGGTCTTCCTGCCCGCGGGCAACCTGCACGCCTACCTCAGCGGGGCCGGGGTCGAGGTGATGGCCAGCTCGGACAACGTGCTGCGCGGGGGGCTCACCGGCAAGCACGTCGATCTGGCCGCCCTCATCGAGGTGCTCGACTTCTCCGACGGCCGGGTTCCGGTCATCCACCCGGTGCTGGGCCCCGGTGGTCTGCGCTACCCGGTGCCGGTCGAGGACTTCGACCTCACGCGCGTGCAGCTCGACGGCCAGTCCGGGACGCTGACCACCCGCGGACCGCAGGTGCTGCTCTGCACCGAGGGCACCGCGGTCCTCAGCTCCGCCGACGGTGAGCTCACCCTGGAGCAGGGCTGCTCGGCGTTCGTCCCCGCCGGTACTCCGGTCACCGCCAGCGGCCCCGCCGTCCTCTACCGGGCCACCACCAACCTCAACTGA
- a CDS encoding FAD-dependent oxidoreductase — MHSRETDRTYLSPERRRADRARLESEVVDVLVIGGGVTGAGAALDAASRGLTVALVEARDWASGTSSRSSKLIHGGLRYLEQFAFPWSTRRSPSAPGWCGPSRRTWSRHCRSCCH, encoded by the coding sequence ATGCACTCGCGGGAGACCGACCGCACCTACCTGTCGCCGGAGCGCCGGCGGGCCGACCGCGCGCGACTGGAGAGCGAGGTCGTCGACGTCCTCGTCATCGGCGGCGGGGTCACCGGCGCCGGTGCGGCGCTGGACGCGGCGAGCCGCGGGCTGACCGTCGCACTGGTGGAGGCGCGCGACTGGGCCTCGGGTACGTCGAGCCGCTCGAGCAAGCTGATCCACGGCGGCCTGCGCTACCTGGAGCAGTTCGCCTTCCCCTGGTCCACGAGGCGCTCTCCGAGCGCGCCCGGCTGGTGCGGACCATCGCGCCGCACCTGGTCACGCCACTGCCGTTCCTGCTGCCACTGA
- a CDS encoding glycerol-3-phosphate dehydrogenase/oxidase encodes MVHEALSERARLVRTIAPHLVTPLPFLLPLTRKVWQRAYFGAGVALYDVLGAAFTRGRDIPRHRHLSRRATLEAFPGLRSDLVRGAIRYWDAQVDDARHTLAVVRTAAGYGARVLSSARVVGLLRDGDGAGGDDMAPVVGAHVADLTDGTAFTVRARSVIAATGVWSDDIGEMLGVAAPSLRVRASKGVHLVLPRSAIDGADLDAAGGPQAGLILRTPTSVLFVIPWGERWIVGTTDTPWKLDRDHPAASSADIDYLLGQLNAVLTRPVSVDDCLGVYAGLRPLLAGESDETSRLSREHAVVTPVPGLVLVAGGKYTTYRVMAEDAVDAAVVGLPGVASSRTKLLPLVGAQRWEEVRDRAAELAGSSGLAVDTVQRLLRRHGDQIADVLGLIRSDPSLARPLTGAPHHLAAEVVHAVTAEGALHLDDVLTRRTRISIETAHRGVESAPEVADLMAAVLGWDDERRRREVEHYDARVEAERESQRMPDDHTADAARLGAPDVRAAV; translated from the coding sequence CTGGTCCACGAGGCGCTCTCCGAGCGCGCCCGGCTGGTGCGGACCATCGCGCCGCACCTGGTCACGCCACTGCCGTTCCTGCTGCCACTGACCAGGAAGGTGTGGCAGCGGGCCTACTTCGGTGCCGGTGTCGCCCTCTACGACGTGCTCGGCGCGGCGTTCACCCGCGGCCGGGACATCCCCCGGCACCGGCACCTGTCCCGCAGGGCGACGCTCGAGGCCTTCCCGGGGCTGCGCAGCGACCTCGTCCGCGGTGCCATCCGGTACTGGGACGCGCAGGTGGACGACGCCCGGCACACCCTCGCGGTGGTGCGCACTGCCGCCGGCTACGGGGCCCGCGTGCTCTCCAGCGCGCGGGTGGTCGGGCTGCTGCGGGACGGCGACGGGGCGGGCGGGGACGACATGGCGCCGGTCGTCGGTGCGCACGTCGCCGACCTGACCGACGGGACGGCGTTCACCGTCCGCGCGCGCAGCGTCATCGCCGCGACCGGCGTCTGGAGCGACGACATCGGGGAGATGCTCGGCGTCGCCGCGCCCAGCCTGCGGGTGCGCGCGTCGAAGGGCGTGCACCTCGTGCTGCCGCGTTCGGCCATCGACGGCGCCGACCTCGACGCGGCCGGCGGCCCCCAGGCGGGACTCATCCTGCGGACGCCGACGAGCGTGCTGTTCGTCATCCCGTGGGGCGAGCGGTGGATCGTCGGCACCACCGACACCCCCTGGAAGCTGGACCGCGACCACCCCGCGGCCAGCAGCGCCGACATCGACTACCTGCTGGGCCAGCTCAACGCGGTGCTGACCCGGCCGGTCTCGGTCGACGACTGCCTGGGTGTCTACGCCGGGCTGCGGCCGCTCCTGGCCGGCGAGTCCGACGAGACCAGCCGCCTCTCGCGCGAGCACGCGGTGGTCACCCCCGTCCCGGGTCTGGTGCTCGTCGCCGGCGGGAAGTACACGACCTACCGGGTCATGGCCGAGGACGCCGTCGACGCCGCCGTCGTCGGCCTGCCCGGTGTCGCGTCGTCCCGGACGAAGCTGCTCCCGCTGGTGGGCGCTCAGCGCTGGGAGGAGGTCCGCGACCGCGCCGCCGAGCTCGCCGGGTCCTCCGGGCTCGCCGTGGACACCGTCCAGCGCCTGCTGCGCCGGCACGGCGACCAGATCGCCGACGTCCTCGGGCTCATCCGTTCGGATCCGTCGCTGGCCCGGCCGCTGACGGGGGCGCCGCACCACCTGGCGGCCGAGGTCGTGCACGCGGTCACCGCGGAAGGCGCCCTGCACCTGGACGACGTCCTGACCCGGCGGACGCGGATCTCGATCGAGACCGCCCACCGGGGCGTGGAGTCCGCGCCCGAGGTGGCCGACCTCATGGCCGCCGTCCTGGGGTGGGATGACGAGCGCCGGCGGCGGGAGGTCGAGCACTACGACGCCCGGGTCGAGGCAGAACGGGAGTCGCAGCGGATGCCCGACGACCACACGGCCGACGCCGCGCGGCTCGGTGCCCCCGATGTGCGGGCCGCGGTGTGA